The following coding sequences lie in one Drosophila bipectinata strain 14024-0381.07 chromosome XR, DbipHiC1v2, whole genome shotgun sequence genomic window:
- the LOC122322016 gene encoding serine protease SP24D yields MYLIVRSFFLLLCVGGILAKGKKNDTDIDIEPRIVGGTRATSGQFPHQIALRNRGSFICGGSILSNNYVLTAAHCVKSGNNVTPASQLEVQAGSLTLSDGGVRVKVAAVTVNPSYKGKGHDVAVLRLEKNLDFSSQIKAIKLATSDPPNDATVEISGWGRISQGGPISNNLLYLRVKHISRETCQRRYMRDLYDTTMCLLHDSKKGACNGDSGGPATYEGQLVGVASFVIGGCARAAPDGYERVSKLNQWIRENAHL; encoded by the exons ATGTATTTAATTGTTCGATCATTTTTCCTTCTCCTGTGCGTTGGCGGAATCCTGGCAAAGGGAAAGAAAAACGATACGGATATTGATATCGAGCCCCGTATTGTGGGCGGCACACGGGCCACATCCGGACAATTTCCGCATCAAATCGCACTCCGTAACCGAGGCAGCTTCATTTGTGGAGGATCCATCCTATCCAATAATTATGTCCTCACTGCCGCCCATTGCGTCAAGTCAGGTAATAATGT AACTCCAGCCAGTCAACTCGAAGTCCAGGCCGGAAGTCTAACCCTTAGTGACGGCGGAGTTCGCGTGAAAGTGGCCGCCGTTACAGTGAACCCCTCCTACAAGGGAAAGGGACACGACGTGGCTGTGCTTCGACTAGAGAAGAACCTCGACTTCAGCTCTCAGATTAAGGCCATCAAGTTGGCCACCAGCGATCCGCCCAACGATGCCACCGTTGAAATCTCCGGGTGGGGAAGGATTTCCCAGGGCGGGCCCATATCCAATAACTTACTGTATCTTCGCGTGAAGCACATATCGAGAGAGACCTGTCAGCGAAGGTATATGCGCGACTTGTACGACACGACCATGTGTCTGTTGCACGATTCCAAAAAGGGAGCTTGCAACGGGGACTCCGGCGGACCGGCCACCTACGAGGGGCAGCTGGTGGGCGTCGCCAGCTTCGTTATTGGTGGCTGTGCCAGGGCAGCCCCCGATGGCTATGAAAGGGTCTCCAAACTGAACCAATGGATCAGGGAAAATGCGCATTTGTAA
- the LOC108132462 gene encoding high mobility group protein D-like, with translation MAERPKRPLSSYMLWLSSIRESIKKDNPGIKVTEVTRKAGELWRSMTDKSEWEAKAAKAKEDYVCAMMEYMANGGNSAGDQINKRRSKAERTTLTQKGIM, from the coding sequence ATGGCCGAAAGACCGAAACGCCCACTTTCCTCCTACATGCTGTGGCTCAGCAGTATCCGTGAGTCCATAAAAAAAGATAACCCCGGGATCAAAGTAACCGAAGTGACTAGGAAGGCAGGTGAATTATGGCGTTCAATGACGGACAAGTCGGAATGGGAGGCCAAGGCTGCCAAGGCCAAGGAGGACTACGTTTGCGCCATGATGGAGTACATGGCCAATGGTGGCAACAGTGCTGGGGACCAGATAAATAAGCGTCGTTCAAAAGCAGAAAGAACGACTCTCACGCAGAAAGGGATAATGTGA